One stretch of Pedobacter riviphilus DNA includes these proteins:
- a CDS encoding glycosyltransferase — MRAYFCLIFYPHKSDLQIKNEKFAPIYFTIVILTLLEIILLSILAFCLLVQLYYVLFVHLKLANVSIEEIPLSARKPISVIVCARNEIVNLEQYLPVLLSQDYPEFEIVVVNDRSWDGTEEFLEQLEKKHRNLKVVKILDNDKFIAGKKFAVTMGIKAAKYDWLVFTDADCTPASEHWLMDMQQPADENTEIVLGYSPYIKKRSLLNALIRFETFFTAVNYLSFALKGMPYMGVGRNMAYKKALFFKNKGFAAHMHIPSGDDDLFVNAHANKYNTEIRLHRDSHVWSEPNSTWRGYLRQKKRHFGAGKLYKSKHKFILSLQIVFQFLFYAFFAACMFFSREAQYVALGILGLSIIIRCLFTQNC, encoded by the coding sequence TTGAGGGCATATTTTTGTTTAATTTTTTATCCACATAAAAGTGATTTACAGATTAAAAATGAGAAATTTGCGCCTATTTATTTTACCATCGTGATATTAACCCTGCTTGAAATTATTCTGCTCTCGATACTGGCTTTTTGCCTGTTGGTTCAGCTTTATTATGTACTTTTTGTTCATTTAAAATTGGCCAATGTGAGTATCGAAGAGATACCATTATCTGCCCGAAAACCAATAAGTGTGATCGTTTGTGCCCGAAACGAAATTGTAAATTTAGAGCAGTACCTCCCTGTATTATTAAGTCAGGATTATCCGGAGTTTGAAATTGTGGTGGTTAACGACCGCTCCTGGGATGGCACAGAAGAATTTTTAGAACAATTAGAGAAGAAGCATCGCAACCTGAAAGTAGTTAAGATTTTAGATAACGATAAGTTTATTGCAGGCAAAAAATTTGCCGTAACCATGGGTATAAAAGCTGCCAAATATGATTGGTTGGTTTTTACCGATGCCGATTGTACGCCTGCTTCTGAACATTGGTTGATGGACATGCAACAGCCGGCTGATGAAAATACAGAAATTGTATTGGGTTATTCTCCTTATATTAAAAAAAGAAGCCTGTTGAATGCACTTATCCGTTTCGAAACCTTTTTTACGGCAGTAAATTATTTGTCTTTTGCGCTAAAAGGAATGCCGTACATGGGCGTTGGACGCAATATGGCCTATAAAAAAGCACTATTTTTCAAAAATAAAGGCTTTGCGGCGCATATGCATATCCCATCAGGAGATGATGATTTATTTGTAAATGCACATGCCAATAAATATAATACCGAGATTCGTTTACATCGCGATAGCCATGTTTGGAGCGAACCGAATAGTACATGGAGAGGTTATCTGAGGCAGAAAAAACGTCATTTTGGCGCAGGAAAACTCTATAAATCGAAGCATAAGTTTATTTTAAGTCTTCAGATTGTTTTTCAGTTTTTGTTTTATGCATTCTTTGCTGCATGTATGTTTTTTAGTCGTGAGGCCCAATATGTAGCCTTAGGAATCCTCGGATTAAGTATCATCATCAGGTGTTTATTTACCCAAAATTGCTGA
- the tgt gene encoding tRNA guanosine(34) transglycosylase Tgt, translating to MKFSLQANDPLSKARAGTVTTAHGEIQTPIFMPVGTAGTVKAVHQRELKDDIDAKIILGNTYHLYLRPGLDILEKAGGLHKFIGWDRPILTDSGGYQVYSLSKVRKIKEEGVTFHSHIDGSKHLFTPEYAMDIQRTIGADIIMAFDECTPYPCDYTYAAQSIKMTHRWLKRCCARFDSTEPKYGFDQTLFPIVQGSVYKDLRIKSAEFIASMNREGNAIGGLSVGEPAEEMYAMTEVVCNILPEEKPRYLMGVGTPINILENIALGIDMFDCVMPTRNARNGMLFTRNGIINIRNKKWENDFSPLDAESDLHVDLVTSKAYLRHLVHSKEMLGAQIATLHNLHFYLWLVKQAREKIIAGEFYEWKNKMVKVLGNKL from the coding sequence ATGAAATTTAGTTTACAGGCTAACGATCCACTATCTAAGGCCAGAGCTGGAACAGTAACAACTGCTCATGGCGAAATACAAACCCCTATTTTTATGCCTGTGGGCACTGCCGGAACGGTAAAAGCCGTACACCAGCGCGAACTTAAAGACGATATTGACGCAAAAATCATTTTAGGCAATACCTACCACTTATATTTAAGACCAGGTCTAGATATCCTCGAAAAAGCAGGTGGATTACATAAATTTATTGGTTGGGACCGCCCGATTTTAACAGATAGCGGTGGTTACCAGGTATACTCTTTAAGTAAAGTTCGTAAAATTAAAGAAGAAGGTGTTACTTTTCACTCCCATATTGATGGATCGAAACACCTTTTCACGCCAGAATATGCAATGGATATTCAGCGTACAATAGGTGCTGATATTATTATGGCCTTTGATGAGTGCACGCCATACCCATGCGATTATACTTATGCAGCGCAATCCATTAAAATGACGCACCGTTGGTTAAAACGCTGTTGTGCCCGTTTTGATAGTACAGAACCTAAATATGGTTTCGACCAAACCCTTTTCCCTATTGTTCAAGGTTCGGTGTATAAAGATTTGCGTATAAAATCAGCAGAGTTTATTGCCAGCATGAACCGTGAGGGCAATGCTATTGGTGGTTTATCTGTTGGTGAACCAGCCGAAGAGATGTATGCCATGACAGAAGTGGTATGCAATATATTACCAGAAGAAAAACCACGTTATTTAATGGGTGTGGGCACGCCGATCAATATTTTGGAGAATATTGCACTGGGTATCGACATGTTCGATTGTGTAATGCCAACCAGGAATGCCAGAAACGGCATGCTTTTTACCAGAAATGGAATTATAAATATCAGAAACAAAAAATGGGAGAACGATTTCTCTCCATTGGATGCAGAGAGCGATCTTCATGTTGATTTAGTAACCAGTAAAGCATATTTAAGACATTTAGTACATAGTAAGGAGATGCTTGGCGCTCAAATTGCTACCTTGCATAACCTGCACTTCTATCTTTGGCTGGTAAAACAAGCCAGGGAAAAAATTATTGCTGGTGAATTTTACGAGTGGAAAAACAAAATGGTTAAAGTATTAGGCAATAAGCTATAA
- a CDS encoding LptF/LptG family permease has product MNLLKGRIKIIDQYIIGKYLGTFIYTLAIFVIIIVVFDLSEKMDDFMKSGLSFWGILSKYYAGSIPFYVNMLSPLINFIAVIFFTAKMADQTEIVPILSGGVSFNRFLFPYLVSATIIFSANLLSNLYILPYTNTLKNSFENTYVKRNDPSTKSNIHMKLDDKTYIYIDNFDNKTNSGYRFSLDNFSGDVLTKKIVAENIKWDSLKRKWQLNNYSIRKIDGLKETMIYGNGKQKDTILDMRPDDFSAYDNVVQNLTTKELSDKIRKEKIRGTGIMNDLQFEKYKRYLHPLSAFVLTLIGVALSSRKVRGGVGVSLGIGIFISFAYIVFNQFTQMFSTKGGLPPFAAVIMPTLFFGLLGFYLLRKAPK; this is encoded by the coding sequence ATGAATCTGTTAAAAGGAAGGATAAAAATCATCGATCAGTATATTATCGGGAAATACCTGGGTACATTTATTTATACCCTTGCCATTTTTGTGATCATTATTGTTGTGTTCGACCTATCTGAAAAGATGGATGATTTTATGAAAAGTGGCCTGAGTTTTTGGGGAATCCTCTCTAAATATTATGCAGGCTCTATTCCTTTTTATGTGAATATGCTTTCACCCCTGATCAATTTTATTGCGGTAATTTTCTTTACTGCAAAAATGGCCGATCAGACTGAAATTGTACCAATTTTAAGTGGCGGCGTGAGTTTTAACCGCTTTTTATTCCCTTACCTGGTGTCGGCTACGATTATTTTCTCAGCCAACTTACTTTCAAATCTATACATCCTCCCTTATACCAATACCCTAAAAAATAGTTTCGAGAATACGTATGTAAAACGTAATGATCCTTCCACAAAATCAAACATCCATATGAAACTGGATGACAAAACCTATATCTACATTGATAATTTCGACAACAAAACGAATTCGGGATACCGGTTTTCTTTAGATAATTTTAGTGGAGATGTACTCACCAAAAAGATCGTTGCAGAAAATATAAAATGGGATTCACTTAAACGAAAGTGGCAGTTAAATAACTACTCCATCCGTAAGATTGACGGCTTAAAAGAAACCATGATTTATGGCAACGGGAAGCAAAAAGACACCATACTCGATATGCGTCCGGATGATTTTTCAGCATACGACAATGTGGTGCAAAATTTAACCACTAAGGAGCTTTCTGATAAGATCAGGAAAGAAAAAATCCGCGGAACCGGGATAATGAACGACCTTCAGTTTGAAAAGTATAAACGCTACCTACACCCGCTTTCTGCTTTCGTATTAACGCTGATTGGCGTGGCGCTCTCGTCACGCAAAGTACGTGGAGGCGTTGGTGTATCTTTAGGTATCGGAATCTTTATTAGCTTCGCTTATATTGTATTTAATCAGTTCACGCAGATGTTTTCTACTAAGGGTGGATTACCTCCTTTTGCTGCTGTTATTATGCCTACATTATTCTTTGGCTTATTAGGTTTTTACCTATTGAGAAAAGCACCAAAATAA
- a CDS encoding DMT family transporter, with protein MDVTKKNLLILHLTVFVWGFTGVLGKLISIDAVPMVWYRVLIAAATLFAWFLITKKNIKITKKQFIQFFLTGGIVAIHWIFFFHAIKVSTVSVTLVCLSSFTLFTAILEPLIKKQPIQMGDILIGLLIILGIYMIFKFEGKYTLGIVFGLLAAIASSLFSTINSTLVQKSEPSIISFYELIGALFWITLYRLYDGTLLHTAFNLSAKNWFYLILLSTLCTSVAYVAGVAVMRTLSAFRVALITNLEPVYGIVLAFVFFQSKEQMTGGFYIGATIILASIFLYPIYKKRKNQL; from the coding sequence ATGGACGTTACCAAAAAGAATTTACTCATCCTTCATCTTACTGTATTTGTTTGGGGCTTTACAGGTGTGCTCGGCAAATTAATTTCTATCGATGCAGTGCCCATGGTTTGGTACCGGGTATTGATTGCCGCAGCTACACTTTTTGCGTGGTTTTTAATCACCAAAAAGAACATTAAGATCACTAAAAAACAGTTCATTCAATTCTTTTTAACAGGAGGAATTGTAGCCATTCACTGGATATTTTTCTTTCACGCCATTAAAGTTTCTACTGTTTCGGTAACCTTGGTCTGCCTCTCTTCCTTTACTTTATTTACAGCAATTTTAGAACCGTTGATTAAAAAACAGCCGATACAAATGGGCGATATTCTGATCGGTTTATTAATCATTCTGGGAATATACATGATCTTTAAATTTGAAGGAAAATATACTTTAGGAATTGTTTTTGGCTTGCTAGCGGCAATTGCATCGAGCCTTTTTTCAACCATAAATTCTACTTTGGTACAAAAAAGCGAACCTTCCATCATCAGTTTTTATGAGCTTATTGGTGCCTTATTCTGGATCACTTTATATCGCTTATATGATGGCACGCTGCTGCATACGGCATTTAACTTAAGTGCTAAAAACTGGTTCTACCTGATTCTTCTCAGCACGCTTTGTACATCCGTTGCCTATGTTGCAGGTGTTGCGGTAATGAGAACTTTATCGGCTTTTAGAGTAGCATTAATTACCAACCTGGAGCCTGTTTACGGAATAGTATTAGCCTTCGTTTTTTTTCAAAGCAAAGAGCAAATGACTGGTGGATTTTATATCGGCGCAACGATTATCCTGGCCTCTATTTTTCTCTATCCGATCTACAAAAAGAGAAAAAATCAATTGTAG
- a CDS encoding TolB family protein: MNLNKQNKKLIIKYLSAATLSLTSLSVFGQIFSTAQNPLSVKWNYIYSGGFKIIYPQELEKEAQRMANTLPFIYPKIGLGLRQQKTVIPLLLQNRGTVANGFVQLAPKKSEFYATPPQFFDSQDWLNNLAVHELRHIAQFDKLTGTQAHPFPELVYFAYFGAGIPTWFFEGDAVVNETALTNSGRGRQPNWIMPYRTSILEGKKISYSKAYFGSNKDVTPGYYQTGYLMVSDMKEKYGQFISDSILSDIRKRPVRPYPFSQSLKKFTKQNSRAYFLSTQNKLAEKWKIQDEKSVTESYESLNKKTDLATDYFLPVRLNETQVLALKESKTDARYFVIINKDKSEQKLFGIGYQEQPWFSLKNDLLIWDEIRYDPRYKQRSYSVICSYNLKTKKFSKLSSKSRLFSPSLSNDGKKIIASKVELNNQFNLVVLDANSGKIIRTYPNLENEILQTPSFDESGNKITYISVSEKGKTLWLIDGEKKSKLISDSRQQLSRPVFISNKIVFNAQFNGIDNIYSIDPDSKKINALSASKYGAFNPTETTNGKIIFNNYKINGYEIAEAALTEKPIGKNNFIDFSAAAEKQENVGNVFDKIPDSTYQTKRYHQALNLFSFHSIIPVIDNEYVFGLELQSNNLLNTMDFYTGAKYHRDLKRFEYTADISYKALYPVFSVLYRNRPKRAFYRTKNTTQQGDWRENYIKLNASVPLSFNMRNENYVFTLNTATSFTQRYLPENMPTGFIRELKFPLEYNFTFNHNVRTTERDIAPKWAQVFRVTYNHQPFDKNLKGEILALESFLYFPGFAKNHSFLASFNYQKASGVNQYATEIATVYGYNNILAKSKLQNSLLFNYRFPFAFPDWELGPLAYVRNFRAGLFCHYENIGKGTTFNDPKTYGVELNTSVNLLRYQPVVDLGARLVFVNQIYNQNPILEFSFNYSF; the protein is encoded by the coding sequence ATGAATTTAAATAAACAAAACAAAAAACTAATTATCAAGTACTTAAGTGCAGCTACATTAAGTTTAACATCACTATCGGTTTTTGGACAGATTTTCAGCACTGCACAAAACCCACTTAGTGTAAAATGGAACTATATTTATTCGGGCGGCTTTAAAATCATCTATCCGCAAGAACTGGAAAAAGAAGCCCAAAGAATGGCCAATACCCTACCCTTTATCTACCCCAAAATCGGGCTCGGTTTAAGGCAGCAAAAAACCGTTATTCCACTCCTACTCCAGAACCGCGGAACCGTAGCAAACGGCTTCGTTCAGCTTGCACCTAAGAAGTCTGAATTCTATGCAACCCCACCTCAGTTTTTCGACAGCCAGGATTGGTTAAACAACCTGGCAGTACATGAGCTAAGGCACATTGCCCAGTTTGACAAATTGACAGGAACGCAAGCACACCCCTTCCCTGAACTGGTTTACTTCGCTTACTTTGGTGCAGGTATCCCTACCTGGTTTTTCGAGGGCGACGCAGTGGTTAACGAAACTGCCCTGACTAATTCGGGCAGAGGCAGACAGCCCAACTGGATTATGCCATATCGGACTTCAATTTTGGAGGGCAAAAAAATCTCTTACAGCAAAGCCTATTTTGGCTCGAACAAAGACGTAACTCCCGGCTACTACCAAACCGGATATTTGATGGTATCGGATATGAAAGAAAAATATGGACAGTTCATTTCCGATAGCATACTTAGCGACATTAGAAAAAGACCTGTAAGGCCGTACCCCTTTTCGCAGAGCTTAAAAAAATTTACGAAGCAAAATTCCAGAGCCTACTTTCTTTCCACCCAAAACAAGCTTGCTGAAAAATGGAAAATACAGGACGAAAAATCTGTTACAGAAAGTTATGAAAGCTTAAATAAAAAAACCGATTTGGCAACCGATTATTTCCTTCCTGTCCGGCTAAATGAAACCCAGGTATTAGCGCTAAAAGAAAGCAAAACAGACGCACGATATTTTGTGATTATTAATAAGGATAAATCGGAGCAAAAATTATTCGGAATTGGTTATCAGGAACAGCCTTGGTTTAGTTTAAAAAACGACCTTTTAATTTGGGATGAAATACGCTACGATCCTCGATACAAACAGCGGAGCTATAGTGTAATCTGCTCGTACAATTTAAAGACTAAAAAATTCAGTAAATTAAGTAGTAAAAGTAGGCTTTTCTCTCCCAGCCTTTCTAACGACGGGAAGAAAATCATCGCTTCAAAAGTAGAGCTAAACAATCAGTTTAACCTGGTTGTACTGGATGCTAATTCGGGAAAAATTATAAGGACTTATCCTAACCTTGAAAATGAAATCTTGCAGACACCTTCCTTCGATGAATCAGGAAATAAAATTACTTATATCAGTGTTAGTGAGAAAGGAAAGACTTTATGGCTGATTGATGGAGAAAAAAAATCAAAGCTGATTTCGGACAGCAGACAACAGCTAAGCCGACCGGTTTTTATAAGCAACAAAATTGTTTTCAATGCGCAATTTAATGGGATCGATAATATCTACAGCATAGATCCTGATTCGAAAAAAATAAATGCGCTCAGCGCCTCCAAGTATGGAGCCTTTAACCCTACCGAAACCACTAATGGAAAAATTATTTTTAACAATTATAAAATTAATGGTTACGAAATAGCCGAGGCCGCATTAACAGAAAAACCAATTGGCAAAAACAACTTTATCGATTTCTCAGCAGCTGCAGAAAAGCAGGAAAATGTAGGAAATGTTTTCGACAAGATACCAGACAGCACCTATCAAACAAAACGCTATCATCAGGCTTTAAATCTTTTCAGTTTCCACAGCATTATTCCCGTGATCGACAACGAATATGTTTTTGGTTTGGAGTTACAATCAAACAACCTGCTTAACACGATGGACTTTTATACGGGCGCAAAATACCACCGCGATTTAAAACGTTTTGAGTACACAGCAGATATTAGCTATAAGGCACTTTATCCTGTATTTAGTGTATTGTACCGCAACCGTCCGAAAAGAGCGTTCTACAGGACTAAAAACACGACACAACAAGGCGATTGGAGGGAGAACTATATCAAACTTAATGCGTCGGTTCCGCTTTCGTTTAACATGCGCAATGAGAACTATGTTTTTACGCTAAATACGGCAACCAGTTTTACGCAAAGATACTTGCCAGAGAATATGCCTACCGGTTTTATACGCGAGCTTAAATTTCCGCTGGAATACAATTTCACTTTCAACCACAATGTACGCACTACGGAAAGAGATATTGCACCCAAGTGGGCGCAAGTGTTTAGGGTAACCTACAATCACCAACCTTTTGACAAAAATTTAAAAGGAGAAATTTTAGCCCTCGAAAGCTTCCTTTACTTTCCAGGTTTTGCAAAAAACCATTCATTTTTAGCCAGCTTCAATTACCAAAAAGCAAGTGGGGTAAATCAGTACGCAACCGAGATTGCAACCGTTTACGGATACAACAATATTTTGGCGAAAAGTAAATTACAAAATAGTCTGCTTTTCAATTATCGTTTCCCATTTGCTTTTCCCGATTGGGAGTTGGGTCCTCTCGCTTATGTTAGAAATTTTAGGGCAGGTTTATTTTGCCATTATGAGAACATTGGAAAAGGCACAACCTTTAACGATCCGAAAACTTATGGGGTAGAATTAAACACCAGTGTAAACCTTTTGCGCTATCAACCTGTTGTAGATCTAGGAGCAAGATTGGTTTTTGTTAATCAGATTTACAATCAAAATCCGATATTAGAGTTTTCATTTAATTATAGCTTTTAA
- a CDS encoding lipopolysaccharide assembly protein LapA domain-containing protein, which translates to MSAKTISIIILTALLTIFLMVNTEPVDFDFLVTTVPVSKLLVIGICIIIGFIIGFVVGRPRKTVSSYDDEIERNKPTSNKKELSEEDRDYIS; encoded by the coding sequence ATGAGTGCAAAAACAATTTCGATCATTATACTGACAGCATTGCTAACCATTTTTTTAATGGTGAATACCGAACCTGTAGATTTCGATTTCCTGGTTACCACTGTCCCAGTTTCTAAACTTCTGGTTATCGGTATCTGCATCATCATCGGTTTTATCATTGGCTTTGTTGTGGGCCGACCAAGAAAAACGGTTAGCAGTTATGATGATGAGATCGAAAGAAACAAACCCACTTCGAATAAAAAAGAATTGAGTGAAGAGGACAGAGATTATATCAGCTAA
- a CDS encoding response regulator — MQTTILYIGRDTEITAVMNRLLNARPEWKGICICSDDEAISICKEQQVDLVLLGNGIDAECEKALRSKLTGIKPGLKIIQHYGGGSGLLYGEVMSAL, encoded by the coding sequence ATGCAAACTACTATACTTTATATTGGCCGGGATACAGAAATTACTGCAGTAATGAACCGCTTGTTAAACGCAAGACCAGAGTGGAAAGGTATCTGCATATGCTCAGATGATGAGGCAATTTCCATTTGCAAAGAACAGCAGGTTGATCTTGTTCTGCTCGGAAACGGAATTGATGCTGAATGTGAAAAAGCATTAAGATCAAAACTGACAGGGATTAAACCCGGCCTGAAAATTATCCAGCATTATGGTGGAGGTAGTGGATTATTGTATGGCGAGGTAATGTCGGCACTTTAA
- a CDS encoding pirin family protein produces MSQFILHKENTRGHANHGWLDAHHSFSFANYYNPERMHFGVLRVLNDDSIDGGMGFGSHPHDNMEIITIPLAGAIAHKDSMGNSAVIKNGEIQVMSAGTGVSHSEFNANADEQLNLLQIWLFPNKKNVTPRYDQQTLDVAARHNNFQQILSPNADDAGVWIHQDAWFSLGKFDEGFETEYKIKKAGNGVYAFVINGEVTINGQVLSKRDGLGIWDTDSISFKANTAGAEVLLMDVPMELN; encoded by the coding sequence ATGTCACAGTTTATTTTGCACAAAGAAAACACCCGCGGTCATGCTAATCATGGTTGGTTAGATGCACACCATTCATTCAGTTTTGCTAATTACTACAATCCAGAAAGGATGCACTTCGGAGTTTTAAGGGTTTTAAATGACGACAGTATTGATGGTGGAATGGGCTTTGGCTCGCACCCACACGATAATATGGAAATTATTACCATTCCATTGGCTGGTGCTATTGCACACAAAGATAGTATGGGTAATTCGGCTGTAATTAAAAATGGAGAAATCCAGGTAATGAGTGCCGGAACAGGTGTTAGCCATAGCGAGTTTAATGCAAATGCAGATGAGCAATTAAATTTATTGCAGATCTGGTTGTTTCCGAACAAGAAAAACGTTACCCCACGTTACGATCAGCAAACACTGGATGTTGCAGCAAGGCACAATAATTTTCAGCAGATTTTATCGCCAAACGCTGATGATGCTGGTGTATGGATCCACCAGGATGCCTGGTTTTCGTTAGGTAAGTTTGATGAAGGCTTTGAAACTGAATACAAAATCAAAAAAGCTGGAAACGGTGTTTATGCTTTCGTTATCAATGGAGAAGTAACCATAAACGGGCAAGTGTTAAGCAAAAGAGATGGTTTAGGTATTTGGGATACAGATAGCATCAGTTTTAAAGCCAATACTGCTGGAGCAGAAGTTTTACTAATGGATGTTCCCATGGAACTGAATTAA
- a CDS encoding DNA alkylation repair protein — protein sequence MNDITFILSELESISEPDYLKKMAHFGIDISKAFGIRVPNIRKLAKHIGKNQALSLLLWETGFHEARLLATFIGDYKEVAEAQINAWTKDFNSWDICDQACGNLFVKTPYFKSKVFEFAQAEAEFVKRTSFVLMAEAAVHLKKEPNETFLSFLPIIEREAYDNRNFVKKAINWALRQIGKRNAFLHEQAIETANNILAQNNKKANWVALDALRELNSDAVLARHTKHPAH from the coding sequence ATGAACGATATTACTTTTATTCTTTCCGAGCTAGAATCCATCAGCGAGCCTGATTATTTAAAAAAGATGGCTCATTTTGGGATCGATATTTCCAAAGCTTTCGGTATCAGGGTACCAAATATAAGGAAGCTGGCCAAACATATTGGTAAAAACCAAGCGCTATCTTTATTGCTTTGGGAAACCGGATTTCATGAGGCCCGGCTTTTAGCAACCTTTATCGGTGATTATAAAGAAGTCGCAGAAGCGCAAATAAATGCGTGGACAAAAGATTTCAACTCTTGGGATATATGTGACCAGGCTTGTGGGAATCTTTTCGTTAAAACGCCTTATTTTAAGTCGAAGGTTTTTGAGTTTGCCCAGGCCGAAGCAGAATTTGTGAAACGTACCAGTTTTGTGTTGATGGCCGAGGCAGCTGTACACCTTAAAAAAGAACCCAACGAAACTTTTTTAAGTTTTCTTCCAATTATTGAAAGAGAGGCTTATGATAACCGGAATTTTGTTAAAAAGGCCATAAACTGGGCATTGAGGCAAATTGGCAAACGAAATGCTTTCCTGCATGAGCAGGCTATCGAAACCGCAAACAACATACTTGCTCAAAACAATAAAAAAGCAAACTGGGTAGCTTTAGATGCCTTGAGAGAGCTTAACAGCGATGCGGTGCTTGCCAGACATACTAAACACCCTGCACACTAA
- a CDS encoding PA14 domain-containing protein yields the protein MQSNYLNAVQLKNPKPGLAFSYFPKFYKTVNLISEADKTEVATTPAIEIPVQNKAGSFATRHQGYFYAAEDGIYSFFLRSDDGSMLKMQNKTLIDNDGMHFAIEKSAQIALKKGYHPFELLFLEGGGGYTLELEYSLNSGKRKAVSSTDFFME from the coding sequence GTGCAAAGTAATTATCTAAATGCTGTTCAACTTAAAAATCCAAAGCCAGGCTTAGCGTTTAGCTATTTCCCGAAATTTTATAAGACTGTAAATTTAATATCTGAGGCTGATAAAACTGAGGTGGCAACAACGCCGGCCATAGAGATTCCTGTTCAAAATAAAGCAGGAAGTTTTGCTACCCGCCATCAAGGTTATTTTTATGCTGCTGAAGATGGTATTTATTCATTTTTCCTACGGTCTGATGATGGAAGTATGCTTAAAATGCAAAATAAAACCTTGATTGACAATGATGGAATGCACTTTGCCATTGAAAAATCTGCGCAAATTGCATTAAAAAAAGGGTATCATCCTTTTGAACTATTATTTCTTGAAGGTGGCGGTGGATATACCCTGGAGCTAGAATATAGCCTTAATTCAGGAAAACGCAAAGCTGTGTCTTCAACAGATTTTTTTATGGAATAA
- a CDS encoding trans-sulfuration enzyme family protein — MKSENFETIAIRTQTERSLHKEHSSPIYLTSSYKFEDAEEMRALFANEKEGNVYSRYSNPNTSEFIEKMCLLEGAEDGFATATGMAAIFTTFGAFLKNGDHLVSSRSVFGSTHQLLTNVFSNWGVTFDYADLDKPQDWEALIKPNTKMIFVETPSNPGIDIIDLEFLGDLAKKHNVLLVVDNCFATPYLQQPIKFGAHISIHSATKYIDGQGRVLGGVILGTKELIADVIGFARHSGPALSPFNAWILSKSLETLAIRMDRHCENALKVAEYLEKHPKIKLVKYPFLPSHPQYDIAKKQMKQGGGIVTIVVEGGIDAARKFMDGLQMFSISANLADTRSIATHPATSTHSKLTEEQRNEVGIEQGSIRLSIGLEHINDILADIEQALA; from the coding sequence ATGAAATCCGAAAATTTTGAAACCATAGCTATACGCACTCAAACCGAACGTAGTTTACACAAAGAGCATTCATCGCCAATTTATCTGACTTCGAGTTATAAGTTTGAAGATGCAGAAGAAATGCGTGCTTTGTTTGCCAACGAAAAGGAAGGGAATGTATATAGCCGTTATTCAAATCCAAATACATCAGAGTTTATCGAAAAAATGTGCCTTTTAGAAGGTGCAGAAGATGGTTTTGCTACGGCAACCGGTATGGCTGCTATTTTTACTACTTTCGGTGCTTTCTTAAAAAATGGCGATCATTTGGTGTCAAGCCGTTCTGTTTTTGGTTCTACGCATCAGTTATTAACCAATGTGTTTTCTAACTGGGGTGTAACTTTCGATTATGCAGATTTAGATAAACCACAAGACTGGGAGGCTTTGATTAAGCCTAATACCAAAATGATTTTTGTTGAAACACCATCTAACCCTGGTATAGATATCATTGATCTTGAATTTTTAGGCGATCTGGCTAAAAAACATAATGTACTGTTGGTTGTTGATAATTGCTTTGCTACGCCATATCTACAACAACCCATTAAATTTGGGGCACATATTTCTATTCATTCAGCTACGAAATATATTGATGGTCAAGGTCGTGTGTTGGGAGGCGTTATTTTAGGTACTAAAGAATTAATTGCTGATGTGATTGGTTTTGCCCGTCACAGCGGACCGGCGTTATCGCCTTTTAACGCATGGATTTTATCTAAAAGTTTAGAAACTTTGGCCATCCGTATGGACCGCCATTGCGAAAATGCGTTAAAAGTTGCAGAATATTTAGAAAAACATCCGAAAATTAAACTGGTAAAGTATCCGTTTTTACCATCACACCCTCAGTATGATATTGCCAAAAAGCAAATGAAACAGGGTGGAGGCATTGTAACCATTGTGGTTGAAGGTGGTATAGATGCTGCACGTAAATTTATGGACGGTTTGCAGATGTTCTCCATCTCCGCAAATTTAGCTGATACGCGCTCTATAGCAACACACCCTGCAACCAGTACGCACAGCAAACTTACTGAAGAGCAGCGTAATGAAGTTGGTATTGAGCAAGGTTCCATCCGTTTATCAATTGGTTTGGAGCATATCAACGATATTTTAGCTGATATTGAACAGGCTTTGGCTTAA